TgatagtacaaaaaaaaaaaaaaactctcactAAGTGCgaacaaaaaaagataattagtgCTTTGAAGTGAGAACCTTAGAATGTAATCATCAAATAACTTTACCAAAAATAAATCAAAGTAAACATTTAACATATTCTCATGCTGCCATTAGAAATATatgaaaaggagaagaaaagatTGTTTAGTTGTGTTTTAACATTAATGTttggttaattaagtttttagtcaATTATCTTTCCAAATTCTATTTATTAGTCCTTCAAACAAATTTAACACTTTCAGTACCTCATTAATTTTTCGTTAATATTTTGTtagtttctttgaaaaaaatccatttttcaTCCCTTGTTATTATTCTCCATTTTTCTCATTAGTACCtcgtttattttatattttagatgaattttgagaaattaaaataaactaaaaactaaaaagtggATTAAAAATGTcgatgaaaaattaataaaagacttaaaaatgtaaaaaagaatgagtacataattatatattctaaaaaaattgagaaactaaaaaattagttaactctttatttttaaagaaaaataattaactctTGATTTTTCACTGTTTAGCTACGTTTTAACATTGACAAGGAGGGAAAATCTGTGATGTaggtaataaattatttattttcatattttttagtaaaaattagATAGTCAATTTGAGTCCTTGGAATTATTACTAGAAACTAATTGCGCTTGGAGAACTCGATGCACAAGCTAATTCGATAGATATGAGCTACTAGTTGTCATGAGAACAAAGAAAGTTGAATCCattgaaaaatacaaattagaATTCTGATGAGAAAGAATTTTTATCCTTATCAACAATGCCAACTTAGTGGCATAATGTTCAATTCAGtaatgttattggtgtttttattcctaatataatcaaattagaaatttttgtttgacttaCATATGTTTTTGGACTATTAAATTTGggtcactttttattttctctttcaagttttattttaattttcttaatttgttagatttgataatatttttttagtccttcttGACATATTTTGATGGTTTGGATGCATAATTTGTGGCCGGTTTTTTTATCGTAgaatggattaaaaaaatcatatctctaaaatttgaggactaaaaaattgtaatttttaatttcagggactaaaaataacatactcaaatttgaggaattaaaaacATACTTAAGCATTTTGGATTTTGtctaaaacttttaaaactaaaaagtttTCATCTAtgtacttttgaaaaaaaaaagtagttccTTAAGCTAACACCTTTTCCAACTATGGAAGAAACAGAATTTgtgtatttcaaaaaatataagtactatttcttaaattttaacatctattaattattatactttCAATTAGGAAAATAATTCTTGAACACATACCAAACCGTACATATACTTTTTGAGAAATAGGAAGAGACTAAAGATAAGTGAATGATAAGACTGGGGAtatgatttgataggaagagaTGCATACAAAGAAATGGGAGATGTTGATAGTGTCAGTAAATAATGGGTGTTCAAAAATATCACCACACTTTCAATTATGTACTTATGTAAGAACTAATTCAAAAGAACCATGGTATTTGAACACCCCATCTTTTTAAACACCCTATTAGCACTCTCTTACTAGGTGTTGATTAGCATGTTGGGTGTTCAAATATGTTTTTCCAATTcacaaaaatgtaataattacTTGTCATTAATGAGAAAGCTGTACTAGTAATAGTTAATTAGCTTATTAAATggataagtaaaataataaaatcaatattaattataatttttatttttatgttgagaAAAAGAGTCATAAGCTGacaatgtaaaattttttacacCGTCATCCAATCACAGACCACCATATATGATAAGATGGTTGACTTTTATggtaattactttaaaagtcatatcaaTAGTGATTTGTGACTCAATGAtggtataaaactattttacactATTAGTGCATGACcattaaactctaattttaatatcaacatgcatgaaaatctcattttctttatatttcacAAACGCACAATACACATATGGAAAGTCATTTAAACACCTTATCAACACCTCTTATTTCAAAAGAACCATGATATTTGAACATCCCATCTTTTTAAACAACCTATCAACACCTCTCATTTCTTTCTATTTATCTATCTTTCTTCCTATCACATTATATCACCTATCAtacctttcattttctctctttccacTCTCTTACTCGTGTTGATTAGCATGTTGGgtgttcaaatatatttttcaaattcaaaacaatgtAATAATTACCTACCATTAAAGATACTATTAATGGTCAATTAAAGACTTACATggatagataaaataataaaatcaatcttaattatatttttaactttttatgttatataattttaatatcaacATGAAAAATATCATTTCCTTTATCAACATGAAAATCTCCTTTAGGTTTCCAAAAATTAACACCTTTTCCACCAATGGAATGAACAAAAAATCAAGTATTCCAAAAAAGTATGGCTAATATTTCATAAATACTAacacatatattaattattatactttCAATTAGGGAAATTATTCGTGAACACCGAAATGGTGTATATActttgagagaaataaaaagttaagaGAGATAAGTGATTGATAAGATTGGTGATATAATGTGACAGTAATAGGAGAATAGAGATAGATGAGAGGTATTGATGGAGTGTTTGCAAATAATGAGTGTCCAAATATTACCATTCTTTCAATTATGCTTTTGTAAGAACTAAATCAAAACAATGTAACATTACCCGTCACTAATTAGaaagaaataattgataataattaaaGTATTACATAaacagataaaataattaaaaaatattaattatatttttaattgcatGTTATTTTCCTAAATGGACagataaagaagaaaagaaatattaattatgttattaatgTCAAAATctcatttcttttatctttcacatATGGAAAGctatttaaacaatattttagTGTAAAACACTCTATTACCAATTTTTCTGCTAATACAACTCAGATAACACAAGAATCTCTAATAACAAATGTCTCTAACAATACTTTCCCTAAATTCAACCTAgtttcattttaaaaagaaGTTATATATACAACACAACATCAAGAAGGAGAAAAGCACATCAAGGTAACATTTTAACAAATTTCTTAATTCTTGCTTCATTGCCTTCCACATATGtaagacaattaaatattttctagtAAAATCCCTCTAATTATTTATTgctcataaatttaattaaaatttttatgctAATACAACTCAGATAATTAAATATCTCAAATGTCTCTAGCACTACATCTTAAAAGACTTATATAAACAACACAACATCAAACATGAGAGAAGCACAACAAAGTACCTAGCACTTTAAGaaatttcttcttgttcttttcTGGTCACTGTCATGGCGAGAAAGAAGGTTGACTTTACATACATAAGCAATCCGAGGAAGAGGAAGGCTGCattgaagaaaaggaaaaatggtTCAAGGATTCTTTCTCTTTATCCCATTTTAACTATGCTTTATTACCCTTGTAGCAtgcatatttatcttttaataaaatttcaatttctaacaATTTCTCACTTTCTCTCATTTATCCTAATGGATTGCTATGTTTCTCAACAGGTTTGCTGAAAAAGATTGATGAAATCACAACCCTTTGTGGCATTCAGGCATGCGCTATAATTTATACTCCAGACGAACCTGAGCCTGAGGTTTGGCCATCCAACCAAGGAGTGGAAAGTGTGATTTTCAACTTTAGGGGAGTTTCTGAATCGGCACGAAACAAAAGAATGTTTTGTCAAGAGTCACTTTTAATGAAAAACATAACCTTAGCACAAGGGCAGCTCAAGAAACTTAGGGATGAAAAcagaaagaaggagataggCCTTTTCTTGTGTCAATACTTTGCTGGTGGTAACAACCTTGGCAAGTGCAACATTATTGATCTGAATGATATCACGTTCTTGGCTGATAAAAAATTGGAGGAGATtacaaagaaaattgaaatgctCCTTGTCCAAGAGGTGACACCAGCTACTGAAAATGAGGATAAACCGTGACTAAAAGAGAGCAAGCACTTGTAACTAATACGGGTGCCATGCCAAATTAATCTGAATTGGTCTAATGACAACAAATTCATCCCTTCAAAAGAGTGATGTTCTTGTTGGCAAGGTTTCTAGTGTCTCTGTTGTTGGAACTGTTCTATGTTTGCTTGCCATGTTTTTTGGTCTTTAAATGTGTCCATGCTTAGACACATGAATaatgttgaataaaattgaaattttgtagCTCTATTTTAAGGATTCTACTATCTTTCAAATATGCAGAATCTCAATATACATTTGAATGAATTAACAAGCACATCTAAAGACTAAATGCTTGGAAAGAAGTCATTGGCATATTTAACTAGATATCCCAATAAAGATAGTTTTCCCTATATAATTAGATTTTTCATATTGATGAAATTGTTAATGAACTTCAAGTATGGAATTTGTAATTGACCCATCATAAAAGAAAGTGTGGAGGGTATAATTGCATTTTTTCGGTAAGGATTTTACTAGACTTGGAATCATTTTTTCAAGAATAGTTCTTACGGAAAAAAGAGATCGGGAAAAACTCATGGAATAAGCACGAATTGAGGAAGGCAAATGAaaagaatcaattaattaatttttgttacgcCTTATGTGTTGGTTGAATCATAGGTAAAACCTATACTACAAGAACCCTCAATGGATTTGCTTCAGACAAGGGGTAAAGTATTATCACTTCATATGCCCTCTTTTAAGGTGGAGGAACTTTAAATAGAAATATTCTACAAAAGATGAGCTATTTGGAAAAATGGAAATATTGGTGTGTATAGAAACACCAAAAGTTGTAGATATTTATGCTTCTAATTAAATTGGTTGCACCTATTCAAACCCTTTGAAAATTTTATCTGTGGTTCTATTTTAACCCTGCTACGagttgcagaaaaaaaaaagttggttctctgcataaaaaaacatatatatgctcTTTCCTCAAGAACAATCAAAGTTTTAGATAGACACTATTGCAACAGGAGCATTCTATGACGGTGGAAATAAGCCTTCTACAACGGTTTCGAACAGTCTTTGAAGGCGACGTTGTGAAAAGTGTTGACTTTTCATGATGGTCCCTTAAAAAACCGACTTAGAAAAATGtcaattctaagacggttcttaatTACAGCCCATCTTATGCTAGCATTCAAAGACAGTTGTAGACGGTTTTTTAAACCTTCTTTGAATGCTAGCATTCTATgacatgttttaattaaaaaccgtcttagatgCTGCACTTAGGACAACCATCCAACTTTTATTCCATTTTCATTTCCCACCAAATGAAGCTTTTGTTGGGTCCTTTCCCTATCCCTAGTGCAGATCTTTCCATGATATGCATGTTTCCCATATGAACTTAATCTCTAGTAATCATATGCCAATAATTAATGACAACTTAATGTATCATGCTTATGAACTTTTTTCTATTAAGTAAATCCCAAGTGAAAAAAAGGTTAGGGtagatattattaattaattacctataaacaaatacaaataaaaaagcaGAAACCCTGAAATGGAATATAAGCATTTCTTACATGCTTTAGGTAATGTGAGAGTCGCCTTTTAATGATTTGACCAATCATATACTTAATTCCTTTGCTAGTTTCCACAATATCAGAATTTGATATGCTTTGTGCAGTGCATTTAGTTCTTGATCAGTCACGAAAAACTCAGCTAGTTAATTATTCACCATTGACAAGCATGGTGTGAAGTTTAGGTGGTAAGGACTCCCCGATGGCAAGGCCATGGAGGCACAACCTCTTAGCAACCACATAGGAATTGAAGTAGCCAACAAGTGACTAAagtaataaatttgaaaatgcaACTTTTCAAACTAGtgttatgtttttggctttaaattattgtttaccTGTTATTTCTAAAAGCAAATGAACAATTACCGTAGTATAAAAAATGCTCCtaaccaaaaatatttttgaaattaacaTGAAGCAATCCATTTGTCTCCAATTTCTATCTCTAACAGGgaggaatttttttcttttaattccctAAAATTGTTGTCTAAATAGTTTTGAAACAAATCTAGAAACAAAGAACCAAAAATCTGATTGATAAATTAGTTCCAAAAAAGAATTCTTTGAGaggaaatgagaaaaaaattgttcaagGAGAATTCCGCACTGGAAGTCACTAGCCAAAACTTTGAAATTAGCTGAAACTAAAGAATATAAGAATAAGCAAGAGCtaccaaaaaatagaaacaaattcAGAAATTTAGAATACCAATTTTAGGAGTAGTTCTCTGTTGGTTTTCTTAATATACATTGGCCTTCTTTGTGTCTGAAAGCTGgtccttgttttctttctttctttattttaaaggtGTAGAAATTTACATGGCTTTCTCAAATACAATCTAAACCTGTGCTTCTACCCATCATCACCTACCTAGGTGGTGCAAACATGATAGAAACTTCAAGATACATTTAAAAACTAAACATAACTCAAGTGTGGTGCCCCTTCCACATGGAAACACCAACACACCCTCAACGAATGCAATGCCATCTACTTCATCGAATTGCACACTTTCATGATTGCGAACTCGTGtggtcataattttaatttccaaaGTTTTTTGCTAACCATTTTTCTCAACCACTAACACTGTTGCACTAGTTCTTGGCCACAGTAAAAAGGAATGAACCTGAAATTGTTTTATGTCACAACTGTGCAGTTTAGATAAGATCATGAAGTTTACCATATTTTGTGGAACAAATGATTCTTGATCAAAGAATAGCCATGAttcatatggatttatttgcaTAAAGTAGCAAAATAAAGGTATGAGTTGAGAAACTCCTTGTAAGAAAGATATTTTACCAACTGTATATATTGGAGtgttttccttttgtttctACGAATAACAAGATATTTACTGCACCGAACAGAAAGCCGCATAACATAAGTTCTCCCCAATGCAATGTTTGGCATTCACAAGTGTTTAACTGAACTACATCTAAATGCTTAATGAAatcatgtaaaaataaatagcaTGAAACCCTATTTCTGATCAACAGGAGCTCCAACAATAGAAACCTATCagagacaagaaaaagaaaacacttaAATATCTACAATTTATGCAACACCCTGCAAGATTATTTCTCAAGGAAATACTTGTTATAGGCTACTGGCTTCTTCAATTGGGTCAAGGTTCACATATTACATTTTGGAAGGAAAGTGAGTAATATTCATTTCAGTGGTTCTTGGTCACCTTTGTCGTCTATATTCTAAGCATAATTtacccataaaaaaaattatactctttTTGCACAAACTGAGTTGTAGAAAAACATGTCCATGACTCAGTTCTACTCATTTCTCATTCCAACAAGAAGCAATTTTGATGTTTGTATTCTTGTGGTTAGTCTTGTATCTTGTTTTCGATCTCTAACTCATTTTCTTAATCACCAAAGCTCTCCAAAACAACTTGTAAAGTCAAGTCTTTTATTTGGACATTGGCACATACTAAACAATAGGATCAATGCAAATGACAATTTGTAGATGCATGTAGGCCTAATGATAGTTGTTTTACCTAATGTGTTATTAGCAGATGTGGCCAGAAACAACAGtccacttatttttttttgcattgtgaagctttttttttttgtaaaaccaGGAGTCCACGCACCCTAGCATGAATTTACTTACTAATTATTTGTTAGGGTTCACTACATGTGTCCTTCCACTTATGAGAATTCTCATGTATGAGTTTTGTCACAAATATGGAGGCTTAATTAAGGCAATGTGTATTGTATGGTGTAAAGAGGAATACAATATACCATATCTTCAAGGGTGGCTTTTTGCTAGAGCCTTCGAATTTATTATAGTATAAAGTTAAGCTGGTGGCCTCTAATTCGTGCTCTTTAGATATTTTTCAAGGGAACATATGTTACTAACTTGCATCACTTTGTTGCTAGAAATACAATAGTTTTGTAAAAGTATATGCAATATAAACTTTAACCAGTCTAGCAAATAGCATTGGTCAAAAAATTTGGAGGATCTGATATATATTGGTCAAAGTGTTCtttactgaattttttttctatttcagcTTCCTAGTAACATAATCAAGGCTCACAATCACATACCTTTGGAGCCAATGTAGCCTTAGAGTCATCTTGAGGTTGTGCCTTTACTCTTGCTGATCCATCAACTATAGAAGGAAATTCTCCAATTAGAAGTTTAGATCATGCTTTGCCAAATAAAGATAAGAACTCATTCAGTAAAGAACACTTTGTATTAAAATGTCTGAATTAGAATAACATAGTGCAACACCAAGAGAAAGGCTCATAGGACGAGAAAAGTACAAGAAATCATACCTTCATGAAATAGTAGCTCAAGCAAATTAGGTGCCTACATAGAAATCTAAATTTTTGTCAAAAGCAGGGAGAAAAAGAAGTAACTACGTCATAAGTTCAACCAAACAAATTGATAGTTAGGGTTAGGGGCATTGAAGAATAGACTGAAACCCCTAAACAATACCAAAAATCAAGAAAAGTTTATTGATTATGAAGCAAAAATACTATTGATGCAATCAAATGAGATTGCAACCCTTGATATAATATGCACCACATTTACACATTCAAATCAGAAGTAGAAACATATGAAATTAGAATACAAATGTGGGATCAAGACTAAATATATAAGCATTAAAGAGTAAACAATAATAGTCTCACTAGACCAATTCCTTCCTATTTGGCTAACATGACTCAGCTTGCCTTTCTGTAAGTCTGTTCTAGCCTTTTATTATGGACTTATTAATTTGTTCCTCCTCTGTTAATTTGATTTCTGATCAATAATTTGTATAGTTCTAAATTTTTCATAGGGATATCTCTTATAATAACTTGAGTGAACCTTTTTGAAGTGGCTCATTTCGTACCTAAGAAGCCCATGTATGTACAAGGTTTAATTTTACTTCCCCATCTAGCTACTATaggttggggggggggggtaggtcctggttaaaaaatataaattttgtttacatGTTATTAAGTAATTGtatcttttttccttctcttcaaACAGTATTCTAGGCAATCCTTAAATATGTGCCACGGGAGTTGAGAATAACTGCTCCAGAACAACATCAATTCCTTCTGCTCTGAATAATTGTTAAGGTATTCATAGTTGTTGCATGTTGTGGATTTGCTTATGCTTTTCCGTCCTCATGATGTTCCATCTAaagtttttcttcttatttgtcATAAGTGGACTTAGTCTAAAACTCTAGTCCAAAACTACTGTTTTGGGGTGCAAAATCATTTGATAAAGAACTATTCAAAACTATTAATTTCTAAGATGCTTAACTTGTTTATAATCATTGCTTCATCTTTCTAGGTTTCAAAACTAACACTACTGGAAAATATCCCTTTTACGACGGTTGTAACTtgtattcaaagacggttttgaaCCGTCTTTGAAGCCAACGTCGTTGAAAGTGAAagactttcaaagacggttctataaaaaaccgtcttagaaaaggatatctttttaaaatgattgctagctaaaaatcgtcttagaaaatgtattttctaagacggttcttttaataaccgtcttagaaggatactcttctaagacgatttttaagTAAGGACCATCTTAGAAAGAtatactttctaagacgattcttatcatattttttaaaaaaaattcaaacatttgtgaggattctaagacggttttctgaaaaaccgtatttgaaagtaaattttctaagacagttttttagATAACCTCCTTAGAATGTCCttctaataaagaaaaaaaaatttgaggattctaagacagttttctaCCCTTTTAAGAAGATTTTTCTAAGAACTGTcatagaatgtattttttttaaaataaatgcaaCATGTAATGATTTTCTGGTACTCATTTCTATACAaaatgcaatcattagggcatgcatgGATTTTCTAGTACTCTATTTCCGTTGGACATAAAATCTTCTTCGCCTTATAGTGATTCATTGACAACAGGTTATCTTCAGGATGCATCCTTTTCAATAACACAAGCAATTTAGTGAAGCTCTTGTCACTCCACCTAAATCGTGTCTTCAAATTGACAAAAGCTAGCACCGCTGACAACCTTGTGAAAGTTTTGTACCCCGAATACAATGACTTCTttgaatcattttctattttctcataCAAAGGTGCATGttgcatgtgcttgctgaaaatcATCTTGCCCAAGAACGTGAATCATGTCTTCTATACGATGTCCCATGTCTACATCAACCAGCTCAGTGTGAGAGACTGTTGGCATGTCTGGCAATTCCCCTTGCCATATCCATTTTTTGTAATTGGGAATGATCCCGTCACATATAATATGTGATCTTATGTCATTTACTAATTGGAGTCTCCTATTTCCATATTTAACACATGGATAGAAAAATTTCCCACGCAAAGATGGTGCCTTACATTCAGTAAATTGAAGGAATTGTTTAACCCCATTCTCATACTCGTCACTAATGTGTGATTCTTTCATacaacttcgatccatgtttCCCCTTTGCTGTGAGACTTCATTAAGTTATCTAACATGCAAAAAAACCTCACtttttgatgtagctccattggagcttgtaggccttggatcttcttcatcaatggagtcatttgcttcttgaattttaatggcaacagaatggagaagaagaagagttgagaggagatgccacttcaagaagAATATGAGTCATGAAGAAGCTCAcaaccataggaagtcatggataaaagcttgaagggtggaaggagagggagagaaggagcacgaaattttgtgtctCAATTGAGGtttaaactttgaagtgtaattctcaaatgatcaaagtttaaaaaatgcacacacatgacctctatttatagcctaagtgtcacagaaaattggagggaaatttgaatttctatttaaatttcacttgaatttgaaatcgaatttgtggagccaaaatttcactaattatgattagtgaattttagctatgattcaacccactaatccaagatcaagtccaagattctccactaagtgtgcttaggtgtcaggaggcatgtaaagcatgaaggacatgcacaaagtgtgactatatgatgtggcaatggggtgtagcaagcaaatgctcacctctccctctaaaatttaattggattgggattctcccaattcaattaaatttatttccaaccacacatatcaaatattcacttaatgcatatgaaaatacaaaaccacccctaatacaaaaactagtctaggtgccctaaaatacaaaggctgaaaaatcctatatttttagggtaccttacctatattatggagccctaaatacaaggcccaaaaataatgaaactttaatctaatatgtacaaagataagtggactcatacttagcccataggcccaaaatctaccctaaggctcatgagaaccctagggccttctcttgcatctctgacccaattttcttggagtcttctatccaatgtccttgcggggtaggattgcatcacttttttttatcaagggtgtggccctatcccatttaggaagacattttttatagtagattcatacGTAAAGGTTAATTGTCTTTTCCTAAATTTGACGAAATTTcagcagcatttcgcattggtctccaagaaCATGAGATGAAAGCAGTGCCATGTCATCATCCACAACATTCAACTATGCACTTGGAGAACAAAGTGAAATGCACTATACTGGAATAtcgtcaaatttaagaaaagacaTTTAACCTATACGTATgagtctactaaaaaaattagtctTCCCAAAATGTCCAAAcgaacaattcaagattcaatacatcgattaatgcaaattgtctgtattaatcattgtattgaatttACGCAAGTGAGTTTGGAATATACTATTCATAGTGGCCTGAAAAGATGAAGGTGTATTACACAAGCCAAAGGGCATGACACAAAACTCATAATGGTCATGGTGACTTTTGAAGATGGTCTTGCTCACACCTTCCTCCTTCATcaggatttgatgataccctTGTAGCTAATCTAACTTTGAGAACCAATAGGCACTTCTTAACTCGTCAAGTAGTTCATCTATGGTAGGAATTGGGAAGCGATCCTTCACCGTGATGGCATTGAAAGCACAATAGTCAATGCAAAACCGTTAAGACCCATCTCGCTTTTTGCCCAAAAGAATAGGGGATGAAAATAGGCTCGTGTTAGGGCGAATGATCCCATTTTGTAGCATAGtgtaccggatcgcacaagtagtataaaacggtaagaatcgagtatcgaactctcgggaaacttgtgttatctggcaagctatttcgGTAAATAGGTGTCTGATATGAAAAGATGATTGTGGTTATGAACATgtatgtaaactatctatgcaaaaagaaagaaaatcatgcaagagaaatgttgtgtaaaaacaagtagagaacgcgttggtcttcctaataggttcctgatgctaaaatggatgttctctatctaacaatgctcatgtattcctatgttgtctcctggactgctagaccccgattcctcatgatagcctagcctaatcctgatcaagcctcgtccacaaattcctcttgtaagactaaactcgaccaggaccacattaagacacacatacacatctAAGTTCTTGTACCTCAATTCCTCGTGACAGTACAACAACTTAGCcccgtactatcaaggactttagaatcaaaccagtttccactgttgaatgaccctagccaagcatgcatctacgtgatcaaggtaaaggcatactggaatgaaaagcaaataacacagagaacacacaaaacatcattacatagatagaagtatatttacatcaggtacctacagggaagatccaatagaggatttagctttccatagtccggaaacctcctttacaacacatagaagaacaagatgaaagattgcaaaaatacaagtggtgaggatgtctccttctcCTCTAAGATCTCACAATCattcacaaactcatctcaagctctcagaacggctTCCACTTTGAGCTCtcatctctgcagatcttcacacaacaaaatctctcagaactctctggaacttggacctttctctctctagaacttcctaaacatgcaaaagcttcaagccaaGGCCAGATTCTCGTGCATGCAGAGGCttctgaagaagaaaaatgccaaactccccttaaaaaatttgatttcaagcttaaataggtgggttGGTCCGTGCTCACGTGCTTAGCGCAAATATAAatcgcttagcgcgcataagtggatttcggcttagcgtgcttctctcgcttagcggatgagctgaagtggtgcgcttgatgacctggagcggTGCACTCAGCGAACctgacagctcatcttcttctggatgattcctcgcgcttagccactg
The nucleotide sequence above comes from Glycine soja cultivar W05 chromosome 11, ASM419377v2, whole genome shotgun sequence. Encoded proteins:
- the LOC114373028 gene encoding agamous-like MADS-box protein AGL80, translated to MARKKVDFTYISNPRKRKAALKKRKNGLLKKIDEITTLCGIQACAIIYTPDEPEPEVWPSNQGVESVIFNFRGVSESARNKRMFCQESLLMKNITLAQGQLKKLRDENRKKEIGLFLCQYFAGGNNLGKCNIIDLNDITFLADKKLEEITKKIEMLLVQEVTPATENEDKP